Proteins encoded together in one Oreochromis aureus strain Israel breed Guangdong linkage group 23, ZZ_aureus, whole genome shotgun sequence window:
- the LOC116332325 gene encoding ly6/PLAUR domain-containing protein 1 isoform X4 — MRLLVFATLLGVLLDAGDTLQIQCYQCEEMKHNDCSTPEYIVNCTVNVQDMCQKEVLVKSDGEAAVIDYARFGRSMTFIFESRIHYRKSCASSGACLIASSGYQQFCTGRLNSVCISCCNTPLCNGPKRKRPTNSAATTTLRTNRPLFLLTLLLLLLT; from the exons GAGATACCCTTCAGATTCAGTGCTACCAGTGTGAGGAGATGAAGCACAATGACTGCTCCACGCCGGAGTACATCGTCAACTGTACCGTCAACGTACAGGACATGTGCCAGAAGGAGGTGCTGGTCAAATCTGATG GTGAGGCTGCCGTAATTGACTACGCTCGTTTTGGTCGTAGCATGACTTTTATTTTCGAGTCAC ggATACATTATCGAAAATCGTGTGCATCCTCAGGGGCTTGCCTCATCGCCTCCTCTGGCTACCAGCAGTTCTGCACCGGCAGGTTGAATTCAGTCTGCATCTCCTGCTGCAACACCCCACTCTGCAACGGCCCCAAGAGGAAGCGTCCCACCAACTCGGCGGCAACGACCACCCTCCGGACGAACCGGCCTCTTTTCCTGCTCACACTGCTGCTCCTCCTACTGACGTAG